The Setaria viridis chromosome 2, Setaria_viridis_v4.0, whole genome shotgun sequence DNA window TTAAACCGAAATGGTTTGGTTCGCCGGACATTCCACCACGCCATCCTGGCTAAACTTGGAGGTCTAATGAAATCAgtaatctctacctaatataaATAGTGCATCATGATCTTCAACTTTTTCCGTAATTAACCTGCGATCCTTGAAATAGTTCTTGATGATGGAAGGTTGGAACTATTCCGTCGTGGTCGGCCAGAACTCGTAGGCAGCAGAAATAATACGGaggccgccctccgccgcccactCACCTTGCCCTTGCATGCACACCGCTTATTATTGCTGCTCCCCTTCGTGTCGATCTGCTTCAGCCATGGACCCATGGCACATTGATCCTCAACGTGGTGCAGGGAGGGAAAATGAGCGCAGGAGTAGCTCGTGGTGCAGGGAGGGAAAATGAGCACAGGAGTAGCTCGCGAGGCTGCAGGTCATGCTTGAGCTTGCCCTCAAGATCCTTGCATGGACATGCTGCACTAGCAACTGACAAGAAGACCTGGAGATGAGCAATTGAGAGAGGGAATAAGAGAGAGATGCAGGTGGAGCCGATGCTTGGCATGGGTGCTCTGCAGCTGCCGTTTGCCTATTTGAATGATGAAGAAACACATGAAAAAATCTCAAGAGAGAGGTAGGAATGGTGCTTGGCACGACCGCCTCTTAAATTTGCTTAGTGTTTTGTCCTTAGATGTACTTCGTGTTTTGGTCCAAAATAATTTAAACTGTCAAGTAAATTTGACTATAAAAATTAGATACAAATGAATAATAAAAGAATTAAATAGCAATAAAACTAATCcgaagaataaaaaaaatattttgtagtTCAAGGATCTTTCTATAGATAAAAACTAGGAACTGAAGGATTTTCTAAAGCACTCAAACTTAATGTGCGAATAATTGAGATAGCCCATATCCTCCACAGTGAATATCCTCCACAGTGAAGCGATGCCACCCTTGATCAAAGCATCTACAAAACGCTCTTTGATGTAGCTGATGTTGGTGGCTGAACAAGGCAAAAGCCGAGTGAGAAAAAATAGTGGCAGAGCCATGACAATCAACGATAGCAGTTGTGCTTAGCCAGTGACGGTGACTCCACGCTCAACAAATGATAGCTAAGTATCATCAAAATAAGATAACTTGCGAATAGCAACAATTTGTGAAAATCGAGTGAGCAAAAGTGGTGGCAGTGCCATGACAATCAACGATACCAGTTGTGCTTAGCTAGTGGCGGTGACTCCACGCTTAACAAATGATAGCTGAGTATCATCAAAACAAGATAACTTGTGAATAGCAACAGCTGGATGTTcccgttgcaacgcacgggcatatttACTAGTAaataatatactccctccatcccaaattgtagatcgttttggtaTTTCCAGATTCATAACTTACTAttacttttattttattatgtatgatcgttttggtattttcagattcataacttttttattATGTATATTAGATATGTATAGTAAAATTTAAAAATCTAGAAatatataatttgggatggagtcaaatcgacttataatttgggacgggatggagggagtagcaaacAAGGAACAGGATTCCATGGGTTATTTGCAACACATTCAAACAGCCAACAAGGGCCCAAGGTGTCAACTGGCAGCCCAGCTCAAACCCGAGACGATGGCTGCCAGTTCAAACCCGAGACGATGACAACTAAACAATGTCTCCTCGTCGAATTCAAATCGTGTTTCAACTTTGAAGCCGTGCACCGTTTCGTTGCACCACAGTTTCAGTTGGGCACGGCCACCCGCTGCCCCTTGCCGCAGAGCCGCGCCATGCGCCGCACCAGCTCGCCGACCTGCGCGTCGTCTGCGTCGTTCCGCGCCACCACCTCCCGCAGCTCCCCTGCGCGGCGCCTCAGagccttcccctcctccccgcgcaGCACCCCGCGCACCGCACACGCCACGTCCTCGCCCCGGAACTCCCCAAACCGCTCCTggcgcacgcgcgcggcggcgcccagcTCCGCGGCCAGGTTGGCGCCCAGCGGCTGGTCGATGTGCAGCGGCAgcgccaccaccggcacccccgccgccagcgACTCCAGCAACGAGctccacccgcagtgcgtcaggAACGCGCCGCAGGCGCCGTGCGACAGGATCCGCCGCTGCGGCGCCcacccctccaccaccagcccGCGCGAGGGGGCAAACCCGCGGggcagcgcgcgcgccgcgccgccgtggtcctcctcgccgccgccggcgctctccGGGAACCGCACCACCCACAGGAAGCGCTCGCCGCTCATCTCCAGGCCGCGCGCCATCTGCGCGATCTGATGCTCCGACATGAAGTACTCGCTGCCGAAGGAGGCGAGCACCACGGAGCCCGGCTCCTGGCCGTCCAGCCACCGCATGACGCGGTCGGACtcggccgcaccgccgccgccgccggagtcgaCGAGCAGAGGCCCGCAGGGGATGATCTCCTTCCCTCCCAGGAGCTCGGAGAGGTAGTCCATGTACTTGCGCTCGATGTCCGCGCACGTCTTGACGGCGACGAACCCCGACGAGCGCGCCAGGCTGAGCAGCAGGCGGTCGCGCTCGGAGACCAGAGCGGCGGGGTCCTCGCGCAAGGCGAACAGCTCGGTGTACTTGGCCTCCTCGTCGGCGGTGCCGAGGCCGACGGACTGGAACGGGAACGCCCGCGGCGCGCGGTCGGCGCTGCCGAGGCAGTGGACGAAgaaggccgtggcggcggcgctgcaggtGCTGAAGTGCGCCGCGggcacgccgcgcgccgcggcctcgAGCGGCGCCCAGGGCTGGAGGAAGTCGTAGAGGAGGGCGTCCGGGCGGAGATCGTCGAGGAGCGCGCCGAACCGCGGCGCGGCGAGGTCGCAGGCGCGCTTGAGCGCCGGCATGAGGCGCGCCGGGAGGTGCTTGGTGGTGTGCAGCGCGGGAGGGAGGTCGGGGAGGGACGGGAGGTGGAGCTCCACCAGCCGAATCCTGTCCGTCTGCCGGTGCGCGATCGCCGCGAGGTTCACCGGCGTGGAGACCAGGTGGACGACCACGTCGACGCCGTCGCGGTCGGTGGAGGTGAGGCGCCTGGCGAGCTCGAGGTAGGGGTTGATGTGGCCGTGCGCGAGCCACGGGAACATGACCACGCTCAGCTGCTCGCGCTCGCCCTGCGCCATGGCTGGCGATGTATACCGTGCTGGTCTGATCGACGAGCTAGGTGGCTGTAGCGGCAATCGAGGTGTGATGATCGGAGCATGGATGTATAATAAGCATGGATCGAAGCGGCAGGGGGTGATGGCGGAGGGTTCCGggagacgcggcggcggcatgcaGCTTCGCGACGTGGCCGGCCTACCTCTGACCAGTGGCCACGTAGGTGACGCGCGTGCCATGCCCCTTCGGTTACCTTCCAGAGGCGCGCCAGGGTGCTCCGTCTCTTTTCCTCTCTGCTCTACAGATGGCCCCATGATTTACAGAGTCAGATGTGGATGTAAACTTCTCCGCTGGGGAATTTTCCACGCCTTCATACTTCACCATTTCACCATGACCCACCTCTGATTTCATCCACTTTTCATCGCACAGTCCTCCAATGCGCATTGCCATCTTCAGCGAAGTGCAATTGGATTGCCATGCCCCAGGAGCCAGCAACCAAATTCGCTCCCGCGGTTTCGATGCATCGACTGCCGCAGTCCGGGACGAGATGACGGCGCGCCTACTGCGGGCAAAGCCGCCGCCATGCTCGACCGATCTCGCGAGCTTCAAGCGCACGGCTGGTGGCGGCTCCGGGTCGTCGAGTCGTGTGCGCCTCCTCCGCTCCTTGGCTCCTTCCTGCGCGAATTAGGGGAGTGCATAGCTGATTCTAAGGGCTGGGAGGGATGGGGTCTTTGCGCTTCCGGCTGGAGTGgcaggtggtggccggcggcagcagcaatCGCCGGGGGAcgggccggagccggagccggagcagaGGCAAACCAGCGGCCAATTTGTGAAATTAGGATCAATCCAGGGGGTTATTTGAAATGTAAATATTCGGATCACAGCTATTGATCGCGGTCTATTTGTAAAATATAGGGGTACATTTGCAAATATTCGGAACGCGATCAATCTCCTCGTCCGCCCCCACCGCCCGCTGCCTCatcggcgccgcccctccctcctcgtccgcccccgccgccctcctcctccccgctgcctcaccggcgccggcgattCCCGTCCTCccaccgccacccctccctcctccgcccccgccgtccgccgctgccgtcggcTACGTTGCCCCGCCCCGGCACCGCCCAAccaccctccaccaccgcccgaccggcggcgcccccgccgccgcgcctcaccGCCCCCGcgaccgccacctccgccgggccGGCCTCCCGCCGCTGGCCCTCCCTGGCAACCCCTAACCCAGCGCCCCTAGTCTCGCTGGAGACCATttcccctttcttctccttctccctgTTCAATTTGCAGCTGCCCAGCTCGCGAATCAATGCTGATTCGTCACGATCACAGCCCACAATTAACTAGTCTGTCTGTGTACTGATCCGAAGCCGCGTGATCCAGCCGGCAGCAGTCCTGCGTCCTGCGTCGCAACAATTTTCAGAAGGAATCAGTTCGGATCAGAGGGACTTCAgagtttggtttggtttggtttacgGGTAATCCCGTCAATTATTGTCCAAGCCCGCGTATAAACACATGAGTTAGTCTCGACTCGATCAAAATTTTATGAGGTTGACGACAGCACAAGCAAATCATCCACCCACCAGGCGCAAAGCAAGCGCACAGCATGTTCATCGTGTTCAAGACAAGCAGCTCGTCTGGGCACTGATTGTCCTCTCGATCCAATCATCCTTCGCAGCTCGCCAATCTCCATTGAAAATCTGCTTCAAAATCGTAGTGAACTCTGCAGCACAGGGACAGAGGAGAAGCTGCTGAGGGACAGAGGATGCTTCACCGGCTGTTccggcctcctcccctccctctgaAGCTGGCCTTCACCATCTCTCTCGCCGTCTCCTTCTCCGTCTCCTGCTGCGCCGACCCATCCCCACCGTCATCGTCCCACGCATCGGCCAGGTCCCGGTCCCGGtccccgcctccctccccgaaGGCAGTCGCCGCGGACCTCCTCTCCGTCCTCGCCGGcccgggcgccgcggcgcgggtgcCGCCCGCGGAGGCCTCGCGGCTCCGCGCCTGCCTCCGGTTTCTCTCCCCGGTCAACCCCGCGGCTGCCTCAAAGGTCTCTTCTTGGAGCGGCGGAGGCTCCCGGAAGTTTCTGCGGGAAGGTCGCGATGCGGgtgcggcggaggcggacgagATGGTGAtgtggccgccggcgccggtcatGGAGCTTGCGCGGCTTGCCGTCGACTCCGGCGGCGATCCCGGGGCCATCCACCGCGCGCTGGATCCAACAATGCTGCCAGTGAGTCTTCAGCTCTCCCATTTTCTCGGTTATTAACTTATTATCTTCTGCACTGGTAATGCAAAGAAAAATTTCAAGGAGGATCCAATTTGATATCATTTTGGATTGCAAGAACTAGTTTGGATAGATACACGCGATGGTGCACGGCTGCAAGTGATAATTCAGTCTGAATTTGGTGGTATGGGCCATAGTTCTGTACTAAGTTTGAATTACGGTACCTTCTCGTAGCTTCTTGGTGCACAAAATGATCTAAGTCCCGGCCGCAGTTTCAAGATCATCCTGAAATATAATTGTTTTTTTACTGCCTAACAAATTAAATCATTGCAACAGGTGCCAGATGTTCAGGGGACGCAGAAGGACAAATGCCAACTCACAAGAACACCATATGGGAGGCGCTTCGCCAATGAGGTCCATATTTAGCTCAAACCTGCTTGAAATTATACTCCTAAGTTGGGCAGTTTGTTCACATGTTATGACCCCTTTGTGTTATTAACAGGAGCTCAATTCGTATTTGGCGTTCTTGTTTGAATTGATTGTGGCACGGGGACCTTCGGTTGGACTAAACGTATCACTCAGTCGATATGATTTGTTCCATGGGCATCTTTTCCTCTCATATGAAACAGGACGGCTCGGAATTCTGTAGGTGCCTTTAACTGTTGCAAAAGCTTTGTTCCCAGAACTTTCTAGCGTTCATTGCTCAGAGCCTCAGACCTCCTTTCATTAATTGTTGCAGAATAGCTATCTGATTTCAGACACGTCTGTTGGTGTCACAATATGTCAAATTTTCATGTGCCAATCCAGACCTAATCACCTAAAACCTACAGATCTTTTAAGTCTTAGAGAAAGTTAACCGAGCTGGACAAAATCAGATTTTATCTCAGTGTTTTCATGACATTCCTGTCAATGTATCATCTTTCAAGTTATCCCCTAGGTATATTCAGAACACTTAAGAGCTAAATCGTGTCAAAgtgtaaaaaaatgttttaaTTGTTTGGTTTAGTCATAACCTCATGATGGTTCTCTCAATGCAGATTCCATGCTAAAGAATATCCAGCAATTGACAAGGAATTGTTTccttataatttgggatattGCCAAGCAGGTATGATTttggattgtttgtagttggaTAGATAATcaactttcttttccttcagTTCATGTTCGAGCATTATTTTGTTGAACTCCCCTTTCTTGATTTATAGGATCCAATGTACCATATGATGATTCTATGAACTTGCGCAATATCCTTTGGTTAGCACCATTGCCTTCAAAGGAGACGAAAGCTTGGTTAGCACCAGGTATGGTGATACTGAGTACTCATTTTTGCTTTTGCATTCTACTTTGatcctttctttttccctgATGATATTTGTTTCCAGTACACCTTGTGTGTAATCTGATGATGTCTTTGTAATCCCAATCTCTATGCATCAACTGGCATTTCATGATTTTCGTTCGCAACACACCGCAGGAACATTGGTCGTCTTGGATGCACATCCTGATGGCATTATCTATCAAGAGATCATCCGTGATTATGTTCAAATTGTAAGAACAGTGTACGAAGGTTAGGTTCTGGTGCTTTGTTTCGTCATTGGCATGACATGTGTATCAGTTTAATAACAGATAAAACACTTCTGCAGATGATTTCGGGGAGAATGCAGTTGACGTCAATTATCTGAATGTGGCCAATTCAGCTCCTGTTGATAGAATTTTCATCTGCTGACGACTCTCCATATTATCATCTTTCCGAGTTACCATGGTGTGAATTATTAAAGGAGAAACAGACGTCAAAAGTAACATTTGGATTTGATGAGCAACTCAAGAAAGCAGTATTTTGCTCGCAAGTTTTATCTGTTGTTGTGCTTATGAAGCATTCATATTTAATTAAAAGCCTTCCGAAAAAGTATGTTTGATTTAAAAATCCCACCGTGACAGAAGATGATCAAAACTTTGACGACCATCATTTTAACCTAGATGTAGGTTGATACATGATAATATGTACAAAGACAGCTCATCAACGAGATTAATGCAGCAGCACAAGGGGATAGCAACGAGAACCATTAAGTTACAGAAAACGTTGCTAATCCGAATTTCCTCAAATTTTACAGCGGGCTATAAATTGTGAAGCCATCTGTTGTGAAGCCACAATACAGATATGTTATGTTCATGGTGCACAATAAGCTACTGGAATCTGCCACATGTTATGCCCACGGTGCACAACAGACTACTTGAATTGCCGTAACATCGGTCAAAAATGCATCTTCGTCGGAGCGGATACGAATGGTAAGATAAACCAGCATAACAGAATTTCACTATGGCTCTACACTAACAAGACAGCATTGATACACCCATCATTCTCTGGATTGTTTGTAACCTGAGCGTATTTACCTGCAACACAAGAAATTTGGTTTACTGAAGGATTCAGGAAAAGTCTGGAAAAGAAACACAAAGGGCAGCAGATCTCTTACCCCAAATAACTTTTCTAGCAGGAGTGACCAGACCAAGTTCGCTGACATTCACCTGAAGGGAAGGCCAATGTAAGCAGCAATTTTGGAGGATGGGGAGAGGTATATCTTATCTCAGTGCCAAtgtaaggaaaaaagaaaaaaaaatctatgccGACGTTCACCATTACCATCGTCGTAACGTAACTTACTGTGCCAACGGCAATGTGCTAACCCTTGATCGAAAAGAAGAGCCCGACCGGCCGACCCTAGCCGAGCCCGTCCCGACTCGCTGCCTCCCCCgccgtctccctctccctcccctccccgcctccgACCTCTCCCTCCCCATCCCCTCCCACCCCGAGCGCCTCCTCCCTCGCGTCGCCGCCAGGTgccctcccctccacctccggctcCGTCCGATGTTTTGGAACATCTAGGTCACTTAAATGATTGCAGACAAATGTCTTATGCAAGGTTTCCTTTGATTTTCATCTTTTTGATTCTCATCTAGGACACTTAAATGGTTGCAGACACTTAGTTGATTCTCATCTTTTTGAATGCGTAGTAGTAGTTAAATTCTCTTATTGAATTGCTGCAGATGTTCAGTGACTGAACTAGTTTTGAGATCAATTAAATTCTCAAATGATCTGATTAACTCATCCATGTTAATTAAGATCGTTTCTGTTGGCTTTTTAATATGAATCCAAGTTTTGAGGGTATTTGTCTTATGTTGGATTTTAAAACCCTCAAACTGCCTTTTAGATTCCATTGTGGTTTATGAACTATTTTGGAGTAAATATGCAAGCCTTTGCATACTATTGTGGTTTATGAACTATTTTAGAGTAAATATTGCAGGAACTGTCAAATTAGAAGTCCGTAATGAAATTACATATGATGTCACAGTTAAGGGGAACATTACTCGAGCAATCCGCAAGTCTGGATGATAGAATTTGTTGACGTCAATCAAATAGATGAAAGGGGAGGATTTTCTGCTCTAATGCTTTCCTTTCTGTTGTGGATTTGAAGGGTTTTGAAGCAAGCTCGGATTTTTCAACCATGAGCCTCCGGCGGTACGTGAATCTGGTGATGGCGAACCACGATCAAGGCATCTATTCGCTGCGCCGCCTCAACAACGACAATTTCTTCTACCCGGCAAAGGAAGCAGCAGCAAAGGCGCGAGATCTGCCCAGACTTAAAAGAGTGCCGCAAAATGCTCTGTCCTCCTGGATTGACCCAAAGAAGAAACAGGCGGCAGCTCTCACAGATAAGCAGCTGGAGAGTACTCttaagccgccgccaccaatcTTCAGCCTCCGCCCATCGACGTGCCCGGTGACCAAAGGAGACTGGAACCGGCTGCACTCCTTTCCTCTCTCTGGAACCAAGATCTTCTTCGCCGACAGTGGGAAACGCACCACCTTGTACGACACCAAGGCTCGCTGCTCGATCAGCACGCCCTGCCTCCATGCGCCCAAGAAGCTCCCTGTCGCCCTCTCCGTCCCCAGCCCTGAAGGACCTGAAGGCGAGCAGGACCAGGACGGCGGCAGCCTCTACATCATGGACACGCTTCTTGACGAGATGAATGCCACTCCGTTCGAGGCCCTCATCTGGCGCAACTGCGCAGGTGGACACTACTTGATTACCCACAAGTCATGGCACTGCGACGCCCTCCCGCGGCCGCCCTTCTTTGATCATCGACCTGACGAGCCTACCTCGGTACAGTCTTATGCTGTGGTGGGCAACATCATCTGCGTCTCTGTGAACGGCCATGGCACATACTGCTTTGACACGGTCAGCCAGAAGTGGAGCATGGCTGGTGACTGGCAGATGCCCTTCTCCGGCAAGGCCGAGTACGTCCCTGAGCTCAAGCTCTGGTTTGGCGCCTCTGCTGGTAATCACCAGCTCCCAtgtgcagctgacctctcccCTATCCTGAGAGGGCATG harbors:
- the LOC117845274 gene encoding uncharacterized protein, translating into MSLRRYVNLVMANHDQGIYSLRRLNNDNFFYPAKEAAAKARDLPRLKRVPQNALSSWIDPKKKQAAALTDKQLESTLKPPPPIFSLRPSTCPVTKGDWNRLHSFPLSGTKIFFADSGKRTTLYDTKARCSISTPCLHAPKKLPVALSVPSPEGPEGEQDQDGGSLYIMDTLLDEMNATPFEALIWRNCAGGHYLITHKSWHCDALPRPPFFDHRPDEPTSVQSYAVVGNIICVSVNGHGTYCFDTVSQKWSMAGDWQMPFSGKAEYVPELKLWFGASAGNHQLPCAADLSPILRGHAPKKQQHYVWGDPHVPAEWLPNLFNPAKIVSLGSGRFCIINFFQDMGGRPPSMDGLSASDGSPIVVFSGLEVLAGNGNGSSSSSSSDSDKDSCNDKGNGNGLRMIKHKSRLCVCKLANIHYSLESVL
- the LOC117845275 gene encoding uncharacterized protein, with amino-acid sequence MLHRLFRPPPLPLKLAFTISLAVSFSVSCCADPSPPSSSHASARSRSRSPPPSPKAVAADLLSVLAGPGAAARVPPAEASRLRACLRFLSPVNPAAASKVSSWSGGGSRKFLREGRDAGAAEADEMVMWPPAPVMELARLAVDSGGDPGAIHRALDPTMLPVPDVQGTQKDKCQLTRTPYGRRFANEELNSYLAFLFELIVARGPSVGLNVSLSRYDLFHGHLFLSYETGRLGILFHAKEYPAIDKELFPYNLGYCQAGSNVPYDDSMNLRNILWLAPLPSKETKAWLAPGTLVVLDAHPDGIIYQEIIRDYVQIVRTVYEDDFGENAVDVNYLNVANSAPVDRIFIC
- the LOC117843392 gene encoding UDP-glucosyltransferase 29, with the protein product MGPSVEQRGKETEHPGAPLEGNRRGMARASPTWPLVRGRPATSRSCMPPPRLPEPSAITPCRFDPCLLYIHAPIITPRLPLQPPSSSIRPARYTSPAMAQGEREQLSVVMFPWLAHGHINPYLELARRLTSTDRDGVDVVVHLVSTPVNLAAIAHRQTDRIRLVELHLPSLPDLPPALHTTKHLPARLMPALKRACDLAAPRFGALLDDLRPDALLYDFLQPWAPLEAAARGVPAAHFSTCSAAATAFFVHCLGSADRAPRAFPFQSVGLGTADEEAKYTELFALREDPAALVSERDRLLLSLARSSGFVAVKTCADIERKYMDYLSELLGGKEIIPCGPLLVDSGGGGGAAESDRVMRWLDGQEPGSVVLASFGSEYFMSEHQIAQMARGLEMSGERFLWVVRFPESAGGGEEDHGGAARALPRGFAPSRGLVVEGWAPQRRILSHGACGAFLTHCGWSSLLESLAAGVPVVALPLHIDQPLGANLAAELGAAARVRQERFGEFRGEDVACAVRGVLRGEEGKALRRRAGELREVVARNDADDAQVGELVRRMARLCGKGQRVAVPN